A stretch of Alkalicella caledoniensis DNA encodes these proteins:
- a CDS encoding MFS transporter has translation MEQTKFKNNIIKIFIISFFNSMIFAYVVERVFALERGLSLLQIQYIIIIYALVSLILEVPCGVLADKWKKKYVLALGLFFRAFEFFVCIFAYRFGTFALAFSLAAVGGSLKSGSIDSLIYESLDKTNKKDSFEKYMGMIKLLRYSVTGTASIAGGFLAHKYGLTINYWLSLIGTPISILLSLTIYEPAVQRASKMKFKMFEHVSKSVDIIKKHPGIGQVILYSGLTGAILYGQLHEMPSAAYPSLGIPVYMFGFITFTITLTGGLAGMLSGILTIKYSHRTIFNTILITSSIAIYLFSLSTNWLGIIYLIMAIFIMEIISPIAQGYIHKKIEDEYRATISSMQAFILQGLTIAVSLVFGFVANKLDIFGGFKAMTLIQGCYTIYFLKTWKEGKQLITSKKVAAKTLKI, from the coding sequence ATGGAACAGACAAAATTCAAAAACAATATTATCAAAATATTTATCATTAGCTTTTTTAATTCAATGATATTTGCCTATGTAGTGGAAAGAGTATTCGCTTTAGAGAGAGGACTCTCGTTACTGCAGATCCAGTATATCATCATAATTTACGCTTTAGTTTCACTTATATTAGAGGTGCCTTGTGGGGTACTAGCCGACAAATGGAAAAAGAAATATGTCTTGGCACTGGGGCTGTTTTTCAGAGCTTTTGAGTTCTTTGTATGTATATTTGCATATAGATTTGGGACTTTTGCCTTGGCATTTTCCTTGGCAGCAGTTGGTGGTTCTTTAAAATCTGGCAGCATAGACTCTCTTATATATGAATCACTAGATAAAACAAACAAAAAAGACTCTTTTGAAAAGTATATGGGTATGATCAAACTACTGAGATACAGTGTAACTGGAACAGCAAGTATTGCCGGGGGCTTCTTAGCCCATAAATATGGCTTGACCATAAATTACTGGCTCTCACTTATAGGGACACCTATATCCATATTACTTTCCCTGACGATCTATGAGCCTGCAGTACAAAGGGCAAGTAAAATGAAGTTTAAGATGTTTGAACATGTATCTAAATCTGTAGATATAATTAAAAAGCATCCTGGTATAGGTCAGGTAATATTATATAGCGGACTAACAGGGGCAATCCTTTATGGACAACTCCATGAGATGCCATCTGCTGCTTACCCTTCTTTAGGGATCCCTGTGTATATGTTTGGGTTTATTACTTTTACAATAACACTTACAGGTGGATTAGCAGGGATGCTAAGTGGTATACTGACTATAAAATACTCCCATAGAACTATTTTTAACACAATACTAATTACATCTTCAATTGCCATATATCTGTTTAGCCTCTCAACAAATTGGCTAGGTATTATATATTTGATAATGGCTATATTTATTATGGAGATCATATCACCTATAGCGCAGGGATATATCCATAAAAAAATAGAAGATGAATACAGAGCAACTATAAGCTCCATGCAAGCATTCATCCTACAAGGTTTAACAATTGCAGTGAGCCTAGTTTTCGGTTTCGTGGCAAACAAACTTGATATCTTCGGCGGATTCAAAGCCATGACCCTAATCCAAGGCTGCTACACAATCTATTTCCTAAAAACATGGAAAGAAGGAAAACAACTAATAACAAGTAAAAAAGTAGCAGCAAAAACCCTCAAGATCTAA
- the abc-f gene encoding ribosomal protection-like ABC-F family protein: MSLLTLENIQKEYGSRELLKGVNLTVHRGERIALVGDNGTGKTTLLRIAMGEESAEKGKVIIGKGIKVGYLTQKLNETIPDKPFETALNYEKVAIMERRLRKLEESMSEAKDDQLDEVMRKYSNLTREYEAIDGYNIEVKIKTILLGLGLREEALTIPISKLSGGEKMRVALARILLEEPELLILDEPTNHLDIKAVEWLENFLKKFSGGVLIVSHDRYFLDQVATRVAELHGGITTEKSGNYSTYLEQKRIRKEFILKEQKRLIREMQQTEELVQKFMSMRKIKAARSREKVVDRLKVELKQQQSIEKEEHLINKTMPMLHFKKAGHISKNIAWANDLDKSFDNVNIFSKVSFQINGGEKIGIIGPNGCGKTTLINILLGKDKDFQGEAILGNWVKFGYLGQEITFEDETRSIIQEVQYKKEMLEKEAKRYLSRYQFFGDEVHKSIDVLSGGERVRVYLATLMLDEPYCLIMDEPTNHLDMAARDVLEKAIIEFKGTVIAISHDRYFLNRCITRIMEIENSKINSYMGNYDKHRNSKAKLQEANKQELKEKSKMPILPKNLDGNNAKDNEKTKEIEAEINSLEEVIKELEKSFDTHTDYKEYLNYQELTDKLNQQYARWEQLQ; encoded by the coding sequence ATGAGTTTATTAACCTTAGAAAATATACAAAAAGAATACGGTTCCAGGGAATTACTAAAGGGAGTTAACCTTACTGTCCATAGGGGTGAAAGAATTGCCCTAGTTGGAGATAACGGCACAGGAAAAACAACTCTTCTGAGAATAGCAATGGGTGAAGAGTCTGCAGAGAAAGGTAAAGTAATCATAGGGAAAGGGATAAAGGTGGGTTACCTTACACAAAAATTAAATGAAACCATACCAGATAAACCCTTTGAAACCGCATTAAATTATGAAAAAGTAGCTATTATGGAAAGAAGGCTGCGAAAATTAGAAGAATCAATGTCCGAGGCTAAGGATGATCAATTAGATGAAGTCATGAGAAAGTATTCAAATCTCACCCGTGAATATGAAGCAATAGACGGATACAACATCGAAGTGAAGATTAAGACCATATTGTTAGGACTAGGGTTAAGGGAAGAGGCCCTAACTATCCCCATAAGCAAACTAAGTGGGGGAGAAAAAATGCGAGTTGCTCTAGCTAGAATATTACTAGAAGAACCAGAGTTGCTTATACTAGATGAACCAACTAACCATTTAGACATTAAAGCAGTAGAATGGCTAGAGAATTTCCTAAAGAAATTCAGTGGAGGAGTATTGATAGTATCCCATGATCGCTATTTCTTAGACCAAGTTGCCACAAGGGTTGCGGAGCTCCATGGAGGCATAACCACAGAAAAAAGCGGAAACTACTCCACCTATCTAGAACAAAAACGTATCCGAAAGGAATTTATATTAAAGGAGCAGAAAAGATTAATAAGAGAAATGCAACAAACAGAAGAATTAGTGCAAAAATTTATGAGTATGCGTAAAATAAAGGCTGCTAGAAGTAGAGAAAAGGTAGTAGATAGATTAAAGGTAGAATTGAAACAGCAACAAAGTATCGAAAAGGAAGAGCACTTAATCAATAAAACCATGCCTATGTTGCACTTCAAAAAAGCAGGCCACATAAGTAAAAACATAGCTTGGGCCAATGATCTTGATAAATCATTTGACAATGTAAACATATTCTCCAAAGTAAGCTTCCAAATTAACGGTGGAGAAAAGATAGGAATCATAGGGCCAAATGGTTGTGGAAAAACAACCCTAATCAATATACTACTAGGCAAGGACAAAGACTTTCAAGGTGAAGCCATACTTGGTAACTGGGTAAAATTTGGATACCTCGGTCAAGAAATAACCTTTGAAGATGAAACAAGATCCATTATACAAGAGGTACAATATAAGAAAGAAATGTTAGAAAAAGAAGCAAAAAGGTACCTTTCTCGCTATCAGTTCTTTGGAGACGAAGTGCACAAGAGCATTGATGTGCTAAGTGGAGGAGAGAGGGTTCGTGTCTACCTTGCAACACTTATGTTAGATGAGCCATACTGTCTTATCATGGATGAGCCAACAAACCATCTGGATATGGCAGCTAGAGATGTACTTGAGAAAGCTATTATAGAATTCAAAGGAACAGTAATAGCCATCTCCCATGATAGATACTTCTTAAATAGATGTATCACTAGAATTATGGAAATAGAAAACAGCAAAATAAACTCATACATGGGCAATTATGATAAACATCGGAACTCAAAAGCTAAACTTCAAGAAGCAAACAAACAAGAGCTCAAAGAAAAGTCTAAAATGCCCATATTACCTAAGAACCTAGATGGAAATAATGCAAAAGACAATGAAAAAACAAAGGAAATTGAAGCTGAGATAAACAGCTTGGAAGAAGTAATAAAAGAGTTAGAAAAATCCTTTGATACCCACACTGACTATAAGGAATATCTAAATTACCAAGAACTAACAGACAAACTCAACCAACAATATGCAAGATGGGAACAATTACAGTAA
- a CDS encoding DUF2812 domain-containing protein: protein MKTKKIFKPFMVWEEEKEEHWLTSQSKLGWHLVSVVAGFVYIFQKGEPKDLVYRLDHNTKKGYELNEYVSFIEESGWEYICEIFNGWKYFKKEAIQGEVLDLYTDEESRVFKYKSLYGIIFVIFMVNFFQAVLSIIHMVRFRSTHYFIIGALTTLATVILGYALLYLDKKSKAQRF, encoded by the coding sequence ATGAAAACAAAAAAAATTTTTAAGCCCTTTATGGTTTGGGAGGAAGAAAAAGAGGAGCACTGGTTAACTTCTCAATCAAAGTTAGGGTGGCATTTAGTAAGTGTTGTGGCAGGGTTTGTGTATATCTTCCAAAAGGGTGAACCTAAGGATTTGGTGTATCGCTTAGATCACAACACTAAAAAGGGGTATGAACTGAACGAGTATGTGAGTTTTATCGAAGAATCTGGCTGGGAGTATATCTGTGAAATTTTTAATGGCTGGAAGTATTTTAAGAAAGAAGCCATCCAAGGGGAAGTTTTAGATCTTTATACCGATGAAGAATCCAGAGTTTTTAAGTATAAAAGTCTTTACGGTATAATCTTCGTTATTTTCATGGTGAATTTCTTTCAAGCTGTTTTGAGTATAATTCACATGGTACGTTTTAGATCGACTCATTACTTTATAATAGGTGCTCTAACTACATTAGCCACGGTCATACTAGGTTATGCACTTCTTTACTTGGATAAGAAATCTAAGGCACAAAGATTCTAA
- a CDS encoding PadR family transcriptional regulator, translating to MNDKMLKKYLPLSEATFYTLLSLTKPMHGYAIMQFVENLSGGAVKLGAGTLYGILGKLEKEEIIEIYAEVDRKKSYILTENGRYLLEKELARLNRLVSNANSVLAKGVGF from the coding sequence ATGAATGATAAAATGCTAAAAAAGTATCTTCCTCTTTCCGAAGCAACTTTTTATACTCTGTTGTCTCTTACTAAACCTATGCATGGTTATGCTATCATGCAGTTTGTTGAAAATTTAAGTGGTGGTGCTGTTAAGCTAGGTGCTGGTACTCTGTATGGGATTTTAGGTAAGTTGGAAAAAGAGGAAATTATTGAAATATATGCTGAAGTTGACCGTAAAAAATCTTATATTTTAACTGAAAATGGAAGATATTTATTGGAAAAAGAGTTGGCGAGGTTAAATAGATTGGTTTCTAATGCTAATAGTGTACTGGCAAAGGGGGTTGGTTTTTAA
- a CDS encoding O-acetylhomoserine aminocarboxypropyltransferase/cysteine synthase family protein, translating into MTKKLGFETLQIHAGQVIDSVTKSTSVPIYQTAAYEFDSQQHAADLFSLKQEGNIYTRLGNPTTDVLEKRIAALEGGVGAVATSSGMSAITYAVLNIAKPGDEIVTVSTLYGGTYTLFVNTFKRLNIGVTFVDPINYEELQNAINPRTKALFIETIGNPGINIIDIEKYAEIAHRNGIPLIVDNTFASPYLCKPFEHGADIVIHSTTKYIGGHGNTIGGVVVDSGKFPWDNGNFPEFVEPDPSYHGLSFWETFGEASYIAKLRTNLLRDIGASISPFNSYLLLIGLETLSLRMERHVQNAIAVAKFLKDHPKVEWVNYPGLEDNSDYELAQKYLPKGPGSIFTFGLKGGYEAGKKIIDDLEIFTHVANVGDAKSLIIHPASTTHQQLTKEQQKSAGVFPELVRVSIGLENIEDIISDLETALQKIE; encoded by the coding sequence ATGACAAAGAAACTAGGCTTTGAAACATTACAAATCCACGCAGGACAGGTGATTGATAGTGTAACAAAATCAACATCTGTGCCCATCTATCAAACAGCAGCTTATGAGTTTGACAGTCAACAACACGCCGCAGACTTATTTAGTTTAAAGCAAGAGGGAAACATCTACACCAGATTAGGTAACCCAACAACGGATGTGCTAGAAAAAAGGATAGCTGCCCTTGAGGGGGGAGTAGGCGCAGTGGCAACATCCTCTGGTATGAGTGCCATAACCTACGCAGTGTTAAATATAGCTAAACCAGGTGACGAGATCGTAACTGTATCCACTTTATATGGCGGTACCTATACACTATTTGTTAACACATTCAAAAGGCTAAACATAGGTGTGACATTTGTAGATCCAATAAACTATGAAGAACTACAAAATGCCATAAACCCTAGAACAAAAGCGTTATTTATCGAAACAATCGGAAATCCTGGGATTAATATAATTGATATAGAAAAATATGCAGAGATTGCACACAGAAATGGTATCCCACTAATAGTTGACAATACCTTTGCATCACCATATCTTTGTAAACCATTTGAGCACGGTGCCGACATAGTAATCCACTCCACAACAAAGTATATTGGGGGCCACGGTAACACCATAGGCGGTGTAGTGGTTGATTCTGGAAAATTTCCATGGGACAACGGTAATTTCCCAGAGTTTGTAGAACCAGATCCAAGTTACCACGGGCTATCATTTTGGGAGACATTTGGAGAAGCTTCCTATATCGCTAAATTGCGTACAAATCTTTTAAGGGATATAGGTGCATCTATTTCGCCATTTAATTCATACCTACTACTTATTGGCTTAGAAACACTATCCCTTCGCATGGAAAGACATGTACAAAACGCCATTGCAGTGGCTAAATTCCTAAAAGACCATCCTAAAGTAGAGTGGGTTAACTACCCTGGGCTTGAAGATAACAGTGACTATGAGCTTGCTCAAAAATACCTTCCTAAGGGACCAGGTTCCATATTCACCTTTGGTTTAAAAGGTGGTTATGAAGCAGGTAAAAAGATAATTGATGATTTAGAGATATTCACCCATGTAGCAAATGTAGGTGATGCAAAGTCACTTATAATTCATCCCGCTTCAACTACCCATCAACAGCTAACTAAGGAGCAACAAAAATCAGCAGGAGTGTTCCCAGAACTAGTACGTGTATCCATAGGTCTAGAGAATATAGAAGACATAATCTCGGACCTAGAAACAGCACTACAAAAAATAGAATAA
- a CDS encoding nitroreductase family protein yields MTQQFLSDIEKRRSIYHLNREIKVSDQKIMEIVNHAVKHTPSAFNSQSARVVVLMGEQHEKLWNHTEDVLRGIVPAESFKTTQDKMESFRKAYGTVLFFEDQATVESLQKQFDLYKDNFPVWSQHSSGMLQFVVWTALANEGIGASLQHYNPLIDEKVIKEWNVPVTWKLIAQMPFGNIGTPAGEKEFSPLENRVKLYK; encoded by the coding sequence ATGACACAACAGTTTTTAAGTGACATAGAAAAAAGAAGATCTATTTACCACCTAAATAGAGAAATAAAAGTAAGTGACCAAAAAATAATGGAAATAGTAAACCATGCAGTTAAACACACTCCATCAGCCTTTAACTCACAAAGCGCTAGGGTAGTAGTATTAATGGGAGAGCAACATGAAAAGCTTTGGAACCACACTGAAGATGTACTTAGAGGGATAGTCCCAGCGGAAAGTTTTAAGACAACTCAAGATAAAATGGAATCATTTAGAAAAGCTTATGGAACAGTACTATTTTTTGAAGATCAAGCTACAGTTGAAAGCCTTCAAAAACAATTCGACCTATACAAAGACAACTTCCCAGTGTGGTCACAGCACTCATCGGGAATGCTACAATTCGTTGTTTGGACTGCGTTAGCCAACGAAGGTATCGGAGCATCACTTCAACACTACAATCCCCTTATAGATGAAAAGGTAATAAAAGAGTGGAATGTACCAGTTACGTGGAAACTTATTGCTCAAATGCCATTTGGGAACATAGGAACACCAGCAGGGGAAAAAGAGTTTTCGCCATTAGAAAACAGAGTAAAACTATATAAGTAA
- a CDS encoding metallophosphoesterase family protein yields MELKIFLTGDNHIGLKYTSYPDHIKQDLVEARINNLKNLVEAANKNNCQLFVIAGDLFDKVNIAKKDIEKTAKILGEFSGTVAVMPGNHDFYDEMLDLWKEFSNHKGENTILLNKWAKYNLRDHHQGQGQEQDLEVILYPAYCNQKHSTQNCLDWIKQLPQDEKDKNIWHIGIAHGSLQGLSPDMENKYYNMSERELENIGLDLWLLGHTHIPYPQEKQVRNKKVFNAGTPEPDGLDCRHGGNAWIITIDENKEVNAELIETGQYRFYDIERPVTDEESVEKIKRELIKENPENKIVRLTLTGRVEKSLLENLENLYHHLTSKLAYFEARETIKLRINQQDIEKEYTKGSFPYQILNQLLEEDEDALQLAYDLIRGCKDAN; encoded by the coding sequence ATGGAACTTAAAATTTTCCTAACTGGCGATAATCACATCGGGCTAAAATACACTAGCTACCCAGACCACATAAAACAAGACCTCGTAGAGGCAAGGATAAACAATCTAAAGAACTTAGTAGAAGCTGCAAACAAAAACAATTGTCAACTATTTGTCATAGCAGGCGACCTCTTTGACAAAGTGAACATAGCAAAAAAAGATATAGAGAAAACAGCAAAGATACTTGGAGAATTCTCAGGAACTGTGGCAGTTATGCCAGGGAACCATGATTTCTATGATGAGATGCTTGATCTTTGGAAAGAGTTCAGCAATCACAAAGGGGAAAACACCATATTACTGAACAAATGGGCTAAGTACAATCTTAGGGACCACCATCAAGGGCAAGGGCAAGAGCAAGATTTAGAAGTAATCTTGTATCCCGCTTATTGTAACCAAAAACATTCAACACAAAACTGCCTTGACTGGATAAAACAACTACCCCAAGACGAGAAAGACAAAAACATATGGCACATAGGTATCGCCCATGGGTCCCTGCAGGGGCTGTCACCTGATATGGAAAATAAATACTACAATATGAGTGAAAGGGAATTAGAAAATATAGGCTTAGACTTATGGCTATTAGGTCATACCCATATACCTTATCCCCAAGAAAAACAAGTAAGAAACAAGAAAGTATTCAATGCAGGGACACCAGAACCAGATGGCCTAGACTGTCGCCATGGTGGAAACGCTTGGATAATAACCATAGACGAAAATAAAGAGGTAAATGCTGAACTCATTGAAACAGGTCAATATCGCTTTTATGACATAGAAAGACCTGTAACAGATGAAGAATCCGTAGAAAAAATTAAAAGAGAGCTTATTAAAGAGAACCCTGAAAATAAGATTGTAAGACTTACTTTAACAGGTAGAGTGGAAAAATCACTATTAGAAAACCTTGAAAATTTATACCACCATTTAACTAGCAAACTTGCTTACTTTGAAGCAAGGGAAACAATAAAGCTTAGAATAAATCAACAGGATATAGAAAAAGAATACACAAAGGGTTCGTTCCCATATCAGATACTAAACCAGTTGCTAGAAGAAGATGAAGATGCACTGCAACTAGCATATGACCTAATCAGGGGGTGTAAAGATGCTAATTAA
- a CDS encoding AAA family ATPase translates to MLIKSYQCSQFGGLKNKRIDLTSGLNVILGPNEAGKSTMVEGIYSTIFKQHKLKNNLSTDKEFKNRFMPKPSGDFIDGSLSIDMDGKEFEINKAWGSISQVKMTLPDGSIIQDDKTIDEELGKILSFGEKTYGNIIFSKQQDLKKAINLILEDSETTYDISALLRKVVMELDGISIEKLQDKIQTQYDDLYKRWNVESDRPENPNQQYKVGLGEIIKQYYQLTNKKQEIARCKSIEQQLDQVRTQLKNIEEKRKIINQQVETYSKIELEVNKRAAIEPKLIHIRENEVKAKEIASNWPKAEVKIEILEEELLGTQKNIEKLNMDLANANKLKEKDRLTKIITKVEKNHEEIRELKDKVSAIATITKTQIKTLEGLKQTIDSSETAIKAGKMQGKIILQNTNIWVTKDFDDKEQIINDTNITANGYIKIEMEDKVAIEIQSGEFDFQELKENLTQAQQRLKENLDSLNVASIEEGKLNLEKLEKYTREIESLKKETLSILDGKTYEDLKAALEELEKISITKSVEDIEIEIRQMRSREMKLSTEHHSLKEKITDWTATYQAADKLFDKMAEYKMELNLLEGQIKNLAPLPEEFSTTEEFSYLLSKLRRELEEYQLQHNKLKDKYYELEKEMPETSTEEMSTELKVMEADLGKLKEKGRSLCKVKKIFEEKLAAMDQGQNSFEPLIQAFSKYLNILTQNNYNINDLDHTFKLELHKGSTPMPIELLSSGTKDCVALALRLAIIEVLYDQKPGIIVLDDCLVDLDPQRKEKAIELIQQFAEKNQVIFTTCNPQTAEQLGGKTINL, encoded by the coding sequence ATGCTAATTAAAAGTTACCAATGTAGCCAATTTGGTGGATTAAAAAATAAGAGAATTGATTTAACCAGTGGACTAAATGTAATCTTAGGTCCTAATGAAGCTGGAAAAAGTACCATGGTGGAAGGCATATATTCCACAATATTTAAACAGCATAAGTTAAAAAACAATCTATCCACTGATAAAGAATTCAAAAATAGGTTTATGCCAAAACCATCTGGTGACTTCATAGATGGTAGTTTGTCTATAGATATGGACGGCAAAGAATTCGAAATAAATAAAGCATGGGGCAGCATTTCTCAAGTGAAAATGACACTACCCGACGGGTCGATAATTCAAGATGATAAAACCATAGATGAAGAACTCGGTAAAATTTTAAGTTTTGGTGAAAAAACATACGGAAATATCATATTCTCAAAACAACAAGATCTAAAAAAAGCCATAAATCTAATTTTGGAAGATAGTGAAACAACATATGATATAAGTGCATTACTTAGGAAAGTAGTCATGGAGTTAGATGGTATATCCATAGAAAAGCTACAGGATAAAATACAAACTCAATATGATGACTTATACAAAAGATGGAACGTGGAAAGTGATAGACCAGAGAACCCTAACCAACAATACAAGGTTGGGCTAGGGGAGATAATAAAGCAATATTATCAACTGACAAACAAAAAACAAGAAATCGCCCGTTGTAAGTCCATTGAACAACAACTAGACCAAGTGCGAACTCAACTTAAAAACATAGAAGAGAAAAGAAAGATAATTAATCAACAGGTAGAAACCTATAGTAAAATTGAACTAGAAGTGAACAAAAGGGCTGCCATAGAGCCAAAGCTCATTCACATACGAGAAAACGAAGTCAAAGCAAAAGAGATTGCCTCAAACTGGCCTAAAGCAGAAGTAAAAATAGAAATCCTAGAAGAAGAATTACTAGGAACCCAAAAAAACATAGAGAAGCTAAATATGGACCTAGCCAATGCAAATAAGCTGAAAGAAAAAGATAGACTGACAAAAATCATTACCAAAGTTGAAAAAAATCATGAAGAAATAAGAGAACTAAAAGACAAGGTATCTGCCATAGCTACAATTACTAAAACACAGATTAAGACTTTAGAGGGACTAAAGCAGACCATAGATTCATCAGAGACAGCTATAAAGGCTGGAAAAATGCAAGGGAAAATAATCCTTCAAAACACCAATATCTGGGTCACAAAGGATTTTGATGACAAAGAGCAAATTATAAATGACACAAACATAACTGCCAACGGTTATATAAAAATAGAAATGGAAGATAAAGTAGCAATTGAGATTCAATCAGGTGAATTTGACTTCCAAGAGCTTAAAGAGAACCTGACTCAAGCTCAACAACGACTTAAAGAAAACCTAGATAGTCTCAATGTTGCTAGCATAGAAGAAGGTAAGCTTAACCTTGAAAAACTCGAAAAATATACTAGGGAAATAGAAAGTCTAAAAAAAGAGACACTGAGTATACTAGATGGTAAAACCTATGAAGACCTAAAAGCAGCCCTAGAAGAGCTAGAGAAGATTAGCATAACAAAAAGCGTAGAAGATATAGAGATAGAAATTAGGCAAATGAGAAGTAGGGAAATGAAGTTAAGTACAGAGCATCACTCCCTTAAAGAGAAGATAACTGACTGGACTGCTACATACCAGGCAGCAGATAAATTGTTTGATAAAATGGCAGAATACAAAATGGAGCTAAACTTATTAGAAGGGCAGATCAAAAACCTTGCCCCTCTACCAGAGGAGTTTAGCACCACAGAAGAATTTTCTTACTTACTCTCAAAGTTAAGAAGAGAGCTAGAGGAGTACCAGCTACAGCACAACAAATTAAAGGATAAATACTATGAACTAGAAAAAGAAATGCCCGAAACCTCCACAGAAGAAATGTCAACAGAGCTTAAAGTCATGGAGGCTGACCTAGGGAAATTAAAGGAAAAGGGAAGAAGCCTATGTAAAGTAAAGAAGATCTTTGAAGAAAAATTAGCAGCAATGGACCAAGGCCAAAACTCCTTCGAACCACTAATCCAAGCATTTAGCAAATACCTAAACATCCTGACACAAAACAACTATAATATAAACGATTTAGACCATACATTTAAACTTGAGCTTCACAAAGGCAGTACACCAATGCCCATAGAGCTACTCTCATCTGGAACAAAAGACTGTGTAGCACTGGCCCTCAGACTTGCCATTATTGAAGTACTATATGATCAAAAGCCAGGAATAATAGTTCTAGATGACTGTCTAGTGGACCTAGACCCCCAAAGAAAAGAAAAGGCTATAGAATTAATACAGCAATTCGCAGAGAAAAACCAAGTAATCTTCACAACCTGTAATCCACAAACAGCAGAGCAACTTGGAGGCAAAACCATAAATCTATAA
- a CDS encoding ABC transporter substrate-binding protein, producing MKKFFISIMVMAIMVVSLTGCGSSSEDVLTVYIGFQEDHAVAALDQFTQDTGIKVEMIRMSAGEILARIRSEKGNPQASVWYGGPADTFVAAQQEGLLEAYVSENADVIDPAFKDKDGFWTGIYVGALGFASNKDFLERNGLEAPTSWEDLLNPAFQDEIIMAHPGSSGTAYAILYTVLEVFGSEDAGFQYLEKLHPQVQQYTTSGSAPGRMVGMEEAGVGLLFAHDIIKYQEEGFDNLILTIPSDGTGYETGAVALIKDAPNQDLAKAFIDWTLTTSAQEVGQRTGSYQNLTNPDAQEPEKAVRLSDINVINYDPVKAGSERQRLLDKWDAEIYNK from the coding sequence ATGAAAAAGTTCTTTATTAGTATTATGGTGATGGCCATAATGGTAGTATCCTTAACAGGATGTGGATCGTCTAGTGAAGATGTATTAACAGTTTATATTGGGTTCCAAGAAGACCATGCTGTTGCAGCACTAGATCAATTTACTCAAGATACAGGTATCAAAGTTGAAATGATACGTATGTCAGCTGGTGAAATTCTTGCAAGAATTCGTTCAGAGAAAGGTAATCCACAAGCATCAGTTTGGTACGGTGGACCTGCAGATACATTTGTTGCAGCTCAACAAGAAGGACTTCTAGAAGCTTATGTTTCTGAAAATGCTGATGTTATAGATCCAGCGTTCAAGGACAAAGATGGTTTCTGGACAGGTATCTATGTAGGTGCATTGGGATTTGCATCTAACAAAGACTTTTTAGAAAGAAACGGATTAGAAGCACCAACTAGCTGGGAAGACTTACTAAACCCAGCATTCCAAGATGAAATTATCATGGCTCACCCAGGATCATCTGGTACAGCTTACGCGATTCTTTACACAGTTCTTGAAGTATTTGGTAGCGAAGACGCTGGATTTCAGTACTTAGAAAAACTTCATCCACAAGTACAACAATACACCACAAGTGGTTCAGCACCTGGTAGAATGGTTGGAATGGAAGAAGCTGGAGTTGGACTGCTTTTTGCTCACGATATCATCAAGTACCAAGAAGAAGGCTTTGACAACCTTATATTAACAATCCCTTCTGATGGAACAGGTTATGAGACTGGTGCAGTAGCTCTGATCAAGGATGCTCCAAACCAAGATTTAGCTAAAGCATTTATCGACTGGACTTTAACAACTTCAGCACAAGAAGTAGGTCAAAGAACAGGAAGTTACCAAAACTTAACTAACCCTGATGCTCAAGAACCAGAAAAAGCAGTACGTTTATCAGACATCAATGTTATCAACTATGATCCTGTAAAGGCTGGTTCAGAACGTCAAAGACTATTAGACAAATGGGACGCTGAAATCTACAACAAATAG